The Candidatus Methylomirabilota bacterium genomic interval CGAGAGAAGCTGTCCAGGTGGTTTTGCAACGGGGAGTTCCCAAAGCAGGTACGTGACCGAGAGGATCAGGAAAGCCATGACAGCGGCACCGGCCAAGGAGAGGCGGGGCCGCTCCCAACCCGCCTCCCAGATTCGACGGACCCACGTCGTGAGAAGCCCGGGAGGACGACCAGCCTCGATCCGAGCGCGAACCGCAGGCCACAGAGGGGTCGCGACCGCAGGGTCCTGAAGCCCCTGACGGAGAAGCCCTTGCAGGTTTTGAAGATTCGCGAGCTCTAGGCGACATTCGTCGCACCCGGTCAGATGCGCCTCGAGCTGGCGAACCTGAGAGGCCTTGAGCTCACCGTCGACATACGTGCTCAGCGAGCGTTGATGTCGGCAATGGCTAGTCATGCAGTCTTCCCTCTTGCCGGTAGACGGACAAACTCTGCTGAAGTCGGCGTCGGGCGTGGAAGAGCCGGGACATGACGGTTCCCACCGGCCGGCGGATCACCCGGGCGATATCTGCATAGCTCAGTCCCTCCAGTTCCCGGAGGAGGATCACCGTCCTGAGGTCCGTGGGAAGGGCCGTGACGGCCTCTTCAATGTTCTGTCTCAGCTCCTGTCGGTCCAAATTCTCTGCCGGGTTGTGCCCGGTATCCACCAGCTGGGACACAGTCTTATCCTCAGGCA includes:
- a CDS encoding zf-HC2 domain-containing protein, with the protein product MTSHCRHQRSLSTYVDGELKASQVRQLEAHLTGCDECRLELANLQNLQGLLRQGLQDPAVATPLWPAVRARIEAGRPPGLLTTWVRRIWEAGWERPRLSLAGAAVMAFLILSVTYLLWELPVAKPPGQLLSVEPGQGDVVVEAVEVEPGFRAMVLTTSERGLKVIWVVPQGRT